Proteins co-encoded in one Carcharodon carcharias isolate sCarCar2 chromosome 7, sCarCar2.pri, whole genome shotgun sequence genomic window:
- the plekhf1 gene encoding pleckstrin homology domain-containing family F member 1, translating to MVDRLINTEINAQRIVAVENCFRAVGQPLALQGRVLVGEGLLTKVCRKKPKPRMFFLFNDILVYGTVIILKKKYTNQQIIPLEDISVEDLADNDSLKNQWMIKTSRKSFIVCAATPLEKEDWMKHLNNCVKQLLEKTGRKASTEHAAPWIPDKMTEICMRCTQRKFNALIRRHHCRKCGFVVCHSCSKHKFLMPKLSSKPLRVCTLCFNKLVEEKKKESISERKADESVVLGTMISSNVEDSDNSSDEEKQEQWLGQDQFFSTDLSWSSFHT from the coding sequence ATGGTGGACCGCCTTATAAACACAGAGATTAATGCGCAACGAATTGTTGCAGTTGAAAATTGCTTCAGAGCAGTTGGTCAACCTCTGGCCCTGCAAGGGCGAGTACTTGTGGGTGAAGGATTATTGACAAAAGTTTGTCGCAAGAAGCCAAAGCCCCGAATGTTTTTCCTGTTCAATGACATCCTGGTATATGGAACTGTTATCATCCTCAAGAAGAAGTACACCAATCAACAGATAATCCCACTGGAGGATATCAGTGTTGAAGATCTTGCAGATAATGACAGTCTGAAAAATCAATGGATGATAAAAACCTCACGAAAATCATTCATCGTGTGTGCTGCAACCCCTCTTGAAAAAGAGGACTGGATGAAGCATCTTAACAACTGTGTCAAACAACTGTTGGAAAAGACAGGAAGGAAAGCATCTACTGAACATGCAGCTCCTTGGATACCAGATAAGATGACTGAAATCTGCATGCGATGCACTCAAAGGAAGTTCAATGCATTAATCCGTAGACATCACTGTCGGAAGTGTGGCTTCGTGGTATGTCATTCTTGTTCAAAGCACAAATTTCTCATGCCTAAGCTGTCTTCGAAGCCTTTAAGGGTCTGCACACTATGTTTCAATAAATTAGTGGAAGAGAAGAAGAAAGAATCAATATCAGAAAGAAAAGCAGATGAGAGCGTTGTTCTGGGTACAATGATTTCTAGCAACGTTGAAGATAGTGACAACTCCAGTGACGAGGAGAAACAAGAGCAGTGGCTGGGACAGGATCAGTTTTTTTCAACAGATCTCTCTTGGTCCTCTTTCCATACCTAG